The sequence below is a genomic window from Nakamurella deserti.
GCCCATCACGACCAGGATGCCGATCAGCACCGGGTTGATGCTGAAGCGGCGGGCGAAGCCCAGGGCCACCGGGGCGACGATCGCGACGGCGGCGGGGGTGATGGCGCCGATCGCGGTGATCGCGGCACAGACGGCGAACATCGCCCAGGGCACCAGAGCGACCCGGCCACCCACGGCGCGGACCGCGGCATGCACGATCCAGTCGACGGTCCCGTTGTTCTTCGCCAGCGCGAACAGGTAGGTCACCCCGACGAGGATCACGAAGAGGTTGCCGGGGAAGCCCTCCAGCACCGCGGCCGGCCCGACGTCGTAGACGGTCGCGCCGACCACCGCGGCCGCCACCAGCGCGAGCGCGCCCATGTTCACCGACCGCACACTCGCGATCAGGAAGACCAGCACCAGCACCACCAGTGCGACCACTTCTGCAGACATGCCGACTCCTTTGTCGAACGCTCGGCGGCCGGGCGGCGGTGTCGCTGCACCCCGGCGACCAGACCGCGCCCGTCCCGGTGTGGAACAGGCAATGGCCTATTGGCCTAGCCTCTCGACCAATTCGTCGGTTGTCAATACAGTCGCCCCATGGCACTGGGGCGACGCAAGGAGGCGGCTCCCAGACTCGTCCGCCCGCGCCTGTACCAGCAGCTCGCCGAGCACATCACGGCCTTCATCGAGGCCCAGGGTCTCGCACCCGGCGACCGGCTGCCACCCGAGCGGGAACTGGCTGTCGAGCTGGGAGTCAGCCGGGCGACCCTGGCCCAGGCGCTGGTGGCGCTGGAGATGCAGGGTCGCGTCGCCGTCCGACACGGCGACGGGGCGGTCATCCTGGATCCGGCCGAGCGGGTCGCGGCGGTGATCGCGGCGCTGGCCGGCTACACCGCCGCGTCGCTGGAGTCGGCCCGGTTGCCGGTGATGGCCGGGGTGCTGTCCACCGCGGCCTTCGGTCCGGAGGAGCTGCGGACGGCCGCCGCCGACGCCGAGACCAGCGGCGCGACGGCGGCGGAGGTCTGGGCGGCGGTGCGCGCCGCAGCCGGCGTCAGCCCGCTGGTCGACATCGATCTGGCCCTGGAGTCTGCCGGGGCGCCGATCCCCCGGCAGATCGTCGCAGAACTGCCGGCGCTGACCGCGGCGCTGCGGGCCGGACGTCCGGTGACGCTGACGGGTGGGGCCGGCTGACGCCTCGCTGTGTTTCGCGCCGGGGGATCTGCGGCGAGCCGGCTGCCACCGGTGCCCGGGTCGCGCACCGGACGCGGGGGGCGCGGGCGGGACGTGGACGGCCCGCACCCCGCGGCAGCTCCCGCCACCTCGCGACAGCTCCGGCCACCTCGCGACGGCTCCGTCCGACCGCAGCCGTCGCGGAGCCGGCGGAACTGTCGCGAAGACAGCGCCACGGTCGCGCGGGACAGTGGAACGGTCGCTGAGACAGCGCCACGGTCGCGGAGTCGTCACCCCGCGGCCGTTGCATCGAGCCGTCAGTGCGGTGGCGGCGGGGGCGGCCGGTGTCCGGGCGGCGGGGGTGCCGGGATCGAGCTCAGCGCCGGGGCGGCCTCGGGCCACACCAGCAGCACCGGGCACGGCGCGTGGTCGACGACGAAGCGGGTCGCCGGGCCCAGCGAGTGCGGGCCGAGCCGCGCCCGGTCGCCGTCGCGGGTGACCAGCAGCAGATCGGCGTCGGCCGCCGCGGCGGTGACCTCCCGCTCGACCCGGCCGCGGCGGGTCAGCTCGGCGCAGTCGCGGCCCAGCCGGGCGCGGGCGGCGTCGAGCAGCGCCCGCTCGGCCTCGGCGTCGACCTCGGCGACGGCCGGCGCGGGCCGGTGCCGGCGGCCGAGCAGCCCCGCCATCCCGCCGGCGATCACGTCCGACACCTCGGTCGACGTGACGTGCAGCAGGGTGAACGCCGCGTCCGGACCACCGAGTCGCAGTGCCGTGTCCACGGCCGTCTCCCACAGCCCCTCACGGAGCCAGATCACCACCCGCATCGTCATCCTCCGACCAGCTGCCACGACGCCCACAGCCCGGCCACGGACGCCACGATCCCGAGCGGCACCGTCAGGGCGCCGAGCTTGAGGAAGTCACCGATCGCCGGCTCGGCGTCCCGTTCGCGCAGCAGCCGACGCCAGAGCAACGTCGCCAGCGAACCCACGTAGGTCAGGTTCGGGCCGAGGTTAACGCCGATGAGGACGGCCAGCACGCCGACGCTGCCGCTGCCGGCCACCACCGACGGCAGCAGCACGAGCGTGGCCGGGATGTTGTTGACCAGGTTGGACAGCACCGCGGCGATCGCGGCGATGAGCAGCAGGGTCGGGAAGGAGGTGCCGCCGGGCACGATCGCGGCGATCCCGTCACGCAGACCGTTCACCTGGAGGGCGGTCACCACGATGCCCAGTCCGAGGACGAACGCGACGAACGGCAGGTTGAGCGCCTCGACGAGCTGCCGGGCCGACGCCGCCCGCCGGACCAGCGCCCAAATCCCCAGCACCACCGCGCCGCCGGCGGCCGCCCACACCGGCTCGACGACGAGGAAGCCGACCAGGGTGAGCGCCAGCACGACGAGCGCCACCGTCGGTGTGCGCACCGGCTCGGCGGCCGCCGGGGTCGACCGGCCGGCCAGGTCGGCGCGGAAGAACCGCCGGAACACCACGTACTCGACGACGATCGCGATGACCCAGGGCAGCGCCATCGCCGCGGCGAACGCGGTGAACGACAGCCCGCTGGCCCGCAGCGCGAGCAGGTTGGTCAGGTTGGAGACCGGGAGCAGCAGCGACGCGGAGTTGGCCAGGTGGGTGCAGGCGTAGACGTGTGGGCGGGCCGGGAGCTGCTGCCGTGCGGCCGTGGTGAACACGACCGGGGTCAGCAGCACCACGGTCGCGTCCAGCGACAACACCGCGGTGGTGATCGAGGCCAGCCCGAACACCAGGACGAGCAGCCGTTGCGGGTTCCCGCGACCGGCCTTCGCGCACCACGCGCCCGCCCAGGCGAACACCCCCTCGGCCTCGCACAGGTAGCCCAACAGCAACACCGCGGCGAGGAAGCCCACGGTCGGGCCGAGCGAGCGGACCTCCGCACCGGCCTCGGACCAGCTGATCGCGCCGAGCCCGATGACCAGCAGCGCCGCGGGCACCGCGGCCGTCGCCTCGGGCAGGCCCTTCGGTCGCAGGACGGCGAATCCGAGTACGGCGAGCAGGACGACCACGAGTACGGCGAGCAGCACCGGATCAGGGTGCCACCCCAGGGCGCCGTCACCGACCACGCGCGACGGCGACCCGCGGGACCGCCGGGGCAGGTGCGCTGCGGTGCGGCGGCCGGGCGGCGCACGCTCCCGGGGCTGTTCACACACGGCCGACGCCGTCCACGGTGCGCAGCGATCCGCCGCGCCCCCGCAGCCCTCTACCGTGGTCGCGGGGGACGTCCGTCCCGCACCCACTCTCGGAAGCAGGCCCCGAATGCCCACCACCTGGTTGATCACCGGCTGCTCCACCGGGCTCGGTCGCGCCCTCGCCGAGGCCGTACTCGCCCGCGGCCATCAGGTCGTCGTGACCGCACGTGACGTCAGCACGGTCGAGGACCTCGCCCGCTCCCATCCGGACACCGCGCTGGCGGTCGCGCTGGACGTCACCGACGACGCGCAGGTGGCCGCCGCGGTCGCGGCCGCCGAGGCCCGCTTCGGCGGGGTCGACGTCCTGGTCAACAACGCCGGTTACGGCTACCGGTCGGCGGTCGAGGAGGGCGAGGACACGGATGTGCGCCGGTTGTTCGAGACCCATGTCTTCGGCAGTGTCCGCACCGTGAAGGCGGTGCTGCCGGGGATGCGGGCGCGCCGGTCGGGCACCGTGGTGAACCTCTCGTCGATCGGCGCGCGCGTCTGCCCCGAGGGCTCCGGTTACTACGCCGCGGTCAAGGCAGCGGTGGAAGCGCTGACCCTGTCGCTGCGCAAGGAGGTGGCTCCGCTCGGCATCACGGCGATGGTGGTGGAGCCCGGCGGGTTCCGCACCGACTTCGCGGGCCGCTCGCTCACCCAGTCGAAGCACCCCATCGACGACTACGCCGACACCGCCGGCCGGCGCCGCAAGGAGCACGACACCGTCCACGGCACCCAGCAGGGCGATCCGGCGAAGGCGGCCGCCGCCCTCATCCAGGCGGTCGAATCCGATGCGCCGCCGTACCTCCTGCTCCTGGGCAGCGACGCCTCGGACAGCTTCCGGACCGCCCTGGACGCGCTGCGCACCGAGGCCGACCAGTGGGAGTCGCTCAGCCGCAGCACCGACTTCTGACGGTGGGGCCCGGCCGCCGACACGGACGGCCGGGCCGGCGCGGTCGAGGCGATGCCGGCAGTGCGGTCGGTGCTGCCAATGCTGCGAGTGCCGGCAGTGCGGTCGGTGCTGCCAGAGCCGGCAGTGCGGTCGGCGCTGCGAGTGCCGGCAGTGCGATCGGTGCTGCGAGTGCCGGCAGTGCGATCGGTGCTGCCAATGCTGTCACTGCCGGCAGCGCGGTCGGTGTTGCCGGCGCTGCGAGTGCCGGCAGTGCGATCGGTGCTGCCAGTGCCGGCAGTGCTGTGAGCGCGGTCCGTGCTGCCGGTGCGGTCGGTGCGGCCGTCCCGTCAGGGCCGGCGGGCCGGCTCCACCAGTTCGAGCAGCACGCCCCCGGCGTCGCGGGGGTGCACGAAGTTGATCCGGGAGCCGGCGGTGCCCCGCCGCGGGGTCTCGTACAGCAACCGGGAGCCCCGGGCCCGGAGCCGGGCGCAGGCCTCGTCGACGTCGGGCACCCGCAACGCCAGCTGCTGCAGACCGGGACCGCGCCTGTCGATGAACGTGGCGATGGTCGACGCCGGGGTGAGCGGCGCGAGCAGCTGGATCTGGGCGCCGCCGTCGCCGCCGAAGGCGATCATCGCCTCGTCGACGCCCTGCTCGGCGTTCTGCTCGCGATGGGCGAGAGTGCCGCCCAGCACGTCGGTGTGGAAGGCGATCGCGGCGTCGAGGTCCGGGACGGCGATGCCGACGTGGTCGATGACGGTGCCGGTCAGGCCAAGCGCGTCGGCGAGGCCGGTCACGGTTGGTCGATCTCGCAGATCACGGTGCCCGCGGTGACGACGGCGCCGTCGACCGAGGCGAGCCCGCGGATGACCCCGCTGCGGTGCGCGTTGACCGGTTGCTCCATCTTCATCGCCTCCAGGACCAGGACGAGGTCGCCCGCTTCCACCGTGTCGCCGTCGGAGACGGCGACCTTCACGATCGTGCCCTGCATCGGGGCGATCAGCGCGCTGTCCGTCGCCGCGGGTCCGGACCGGGCACCGCCGGCCCGCCGCTTGCCCGGGGTGCGCCCACCGGCCGGGGCGGCGGTGCCCACCGACAACGATCCCGGGAGCGTCACGGTGAGGCGGCGGCCGTCGACCTCCACCACCAGGCTCTGCCGCGGAGCGGTCTCGGTCGGATCGACCGGGGCGGCGACGAACGCCGGGATCCGGTTGTCGAACTCCTCCTCGATCCAGCGGGTGTAGACCCGGAACGGCTCATCGGTGAACGCCTCGTCGCGCACCACGGCCCGGTGGAACGGCAGCGCGGTGGCCATCCCGTCGACGACGTACTCGTCCAGCGCGCGGCGGGCCCGGGCCAGCGCCTCGCCACGCGTCGGGCCCCAGACGATCAGCTTGGCCAGCAGCGAGTCGAAGGCTCCCCCGACGACGGTGCCACCCTCGACGCCGGCGTCGACCCGCACGCCGGGTCCGGCCGGTTCGCGGTAGGTGGTGACGGTGCCCGGAGCGGGCAGGAAGTTGCGGCCCGGGTCCTCGCCGTTGATCCGGAACTCGAACGCGTGGCCGCGCGGCGCGGGATCCTCGGTCAACCGCAGAGTCTCGCCCTCGGCGATGCGGAACTGCTCACGCACCAGGTCGATCCCGGCGGTCTCCTCGCTGACCGGGTGCTCGACCTGGAGGCGGGTGTTGACCTCCAGGAAGCTGATCACGCCGTCGTTGCCGACGAGGTACTCGACGGTGCCGGCACCGGAATAGCCCGCCTCCCGGCAGATCGCCTTGGCGCTGGCGTGGATGGTCGCCCGCTGCTCATCGGTCAGGAACGGCGCCGGGGCCTCCTCGACGAGCTTCTGGTTGCGGCGCTGCAGCGAGCAGTCGCGGGTGCCGACGACGATGACGTTGCCGTGGGTGTCGGCGAGGACCTGCGCCTCGACGTGCCGGGAACGGTCCAGGTAGCGCTCCACGAAACACTCACCACGGCCGAACGCCGACACCGCCTCCCGGACCGCGCTCGCGTACAGCTCGGGGATCTCCTCGATCGTGCGGGCGATCTTGAGGCCCCGCCCGCCGCCGCCGAACGCGGCCTTGATGGCCACCGGAAGCCCGTGCTCGCGGGCGAACGCGACGACCTCGTCGGGTCCGGCGACCGGGTCGGTGGTGCCGGCGACCAGCGGCGCACCGGCCCGCAACGCGATGTGCCGGGCGACGACCTTGTCGCCCAGGTCGCGGATGGCCTGCGGCGACGGACCGATCCAGGTCAGCCCGGCGTCGGACACGGCCTGCGCGAACTCCGCGTTCTCGGACAGGAAGCCGTAGCCCGGGTGCACCGCGTCGGCGCCCGAGGTCGCCGCGACCGCCAGCAGTTTCGGGATGTCGAGGTAGGAGTCGGCGGGGGTGCTGCCGCCCAGCGCGTAGGCCTCGTCGGCCATCCGGACGTGCGGGAGGTCCCGGTCGGGCTCGGCGTAGACGGCCACCGAGGTGTACCCGGCGTCCCGGCACGCCCGGACGACCCGGACGGCGATCTCGCCGCGGTTGGCGATCAGGATCTTCTGCATGCGCGTCCTTCGGGAGGCGGGGTGGGTTCACAGGGCACGGTCACGGGAACGTCCGGTCGGAGTGCCGCCAGGACGGGTGCAGCCCGGTGCGCGACCGGGCCGAATCGACCCACGCCGACCGTGCGGTCCGACGGGGCGTGGACGGTGCCGGTGCGGCCGTCAGCGCCGCGAGAACGGCGACCACGGCGGCGGTCTCGACGGCCGTCGGGGCCGGGTGGATGGACAGCACCGGCACGCCGTCGACACCGGTCGCGGGAACGGCGGTCACAGCGGCATGTTCCCGTGCTTCCTGGGCGGCGTGATCTGCCGCTTGGTGCGCAGCAGCCGCAGCGAGCGGATGAGATGGGTCCGGGTCCGCGACGGTGCGACCACCGCGTCGACGTACCCGCGGTCGGCCGCGATGTAGGGGTTGACCAGGGTGTCCTCGTAGGCGGTGACCAGTTCCGAACGCAGCGCCGCCGGGTCGTCGGCCGCGGCGAGTTCCCGGCGGTAGAGGATGTTGGCCGCGCCCTGCGCTCCCATCACGGCGATCTGCGCGGTCGGCCAGGCCAGGTTGACGTCGGCCCCCAGGTGCTTGGACCCCATCACGTCGTAGGCGCCGCCGAAGGCCTTCCGGGTGACGATGGTGACCTTCGGAACGGTCGCCTCGGCGTAGGCGTAGATGAGCTTGGCGCCGCGGCGGATGATGCCGGCGTGCTCCTGTCCGACCCCGGGCAGGAAGCCGGGTACGTCGACCAGCGTGATGATCGGGATGTCGAAGGCGTCGCAGGTGCGCACGAAGCGGGCCGCCTTCTCCGAGGCGTCGATGTCCAGGCAGCCGGCCAGGTGCAGCGGCTGGTTGGCCACCACGCCCACCGGCCGGCCCTCGACCCGCCCGAAACCGACCACGATGTTGGGCGCGAACAGCGCCTGCACCTCCAGGAAGTCGCCGTCGTCCACGAGATGGGTGATGACGGTGTGGATGTCGTACGGCTGGTTCGGCGAATCCGGGATGAGCGTGTCGAGTTCCCGGTCGGTGTCGGTGATGTCGAGGTCGACGTCGGTGTCCACGACCGGCGCCGGATCCAGGTTGTTGCTCGGCAGGAAGGCCAGCAGCTCGCGGACGTAGCCGATCGCGTCGTCCTCGTCGGCCGCCAGGTAGTGCGCGTTCCCGCTGGTGGTGTTGTGCACCCGGGCGCCCCCGAGCTCCTCGAGGGTCACCTCCTCGCCGGTGACGCTGCGGACCACGTCCGGGCCGGTGATGAACATCTGCGACGTCTTGTCGACCATCACGATGAAGTCGGTCAGGGCCGGCGAGTAGACGTGACCGCCGGCCGCGGCCCCCATCACCACCGAGATCTGCGGGATGACGCCGGAAGCCTGCACGTTGCGGTAGAAGATGTCGGCGTACAACGCCAGCGACGCGACGCCCTCCTGGATGCGGGCGCCGCCGCCCTCCACGAGCCCGATCACCGGGCATCCGGTCCGCATCGCGAGATCCATGATCTTGACGATCTTCTCGCCGTAGACCTCGCCGAGACTGCCGCCGAACACCGTGACGTCCTGGCTGAACACGCACACCTGACGGTCGTCCACGGTGCCGTAGCCGGTCACCACACCGTCACCGGGCGGACGGTTGGCGTCCATCCCGAACGTCGTCGAGCGGTGCCGGGCGAGCTCGTCGGTCTCCACGAACGACCCCGGATCCAGCAGCAGCTCGATCCGCTCCCGGGCGGTCTTCTTGCCCTTGGCGTGCTGCCGCTCGACGGCTCGGGCCGATCCGGCGTGCACCGCCTCGTCGTGGCGGCGCTCCAGCTCGGCGAGCTTGCCCATGGTGGTGTGGACGTCCGGCACTGGCGGTGTTGCCCGCATCGGGACCTCGCTTCGTCGAAAATGAGTACCTCGGGGACGTCCGCCGTCACGACGGGCAACACCGAGTGTCGATCGAACGGTACTGAGTACCGTCGAACGCGTCAAGCAGTCCCCGTCGAGCGAGGAGCCCCCCGTCACCACCACAGAGCCGTCCCACCGACCGTCGGTCAGGGACCGACTGGCCGATGCCGCGTTCGCGCTGTTCGACGAGCGCGGCTACGAACAGACGACGGTGGAGGACATCGCCGAACGCGCCGAGGTCAGTCGGACCACGTTCTTCCGGACCTACCGGTCCAAGGAGGACGTGATCTTCCCGGTGCACGACCGGCTGCTCGCGGCCATCCGGCAGCGACTCGACACGTCCAGCACCACCACGGCGATCGTCGCCGTCACCGAAGCGGTCCGACTGGTCCTGCTGCACTACGTCGAGGAGGGCGACCGCGCCCGCAAGCGCTACGCGCTGACCAGCCGGGTCGCCGCCCTGCGGGACCGGGAGATCGCGAGCGTGGCGCCCTACCAACGGCTCTTCCGCGAGTTCATCGCGGACTGGATGGGGTCGGTCCCCGACGCCGCACTGCGGGCCGAGCTGATGGCGTCGTCGGTGGTGGCCGCGCACAACCACGTCCTGCGGCGATGGCTGCGGGGCGACACCAGCTCCCCCATCGAGGAGGTCGACGCGGCCCTGGCCCAGGTGGTCGCGCTGTTCTCGACGCCGGCCGGGGAACCGCACCGCGGCGAGGGGACCACGGTCGTGGTGTTCCGGACGGGCGAGTCGCTGGACAGCGTCCTGCCGGCGCTGCGCCGGGCGGTGGAGGCCGGCGGCACCGCGTCCTGACCGGACGGCTCAGCCCCGTCCGGGGCGGGTGTCGGCGGAGGGCCCTGCCGGGCGCCCGTCGAAGGCGGCGAGGAGCAGGTCGGCTGCCTCACCGGCCCCCAGCCGGCCCTCGAGGACCTCGGTCCGGACGGAGTCCTGGAGTCGGCTGACCGCCGTGGACCGCCGCAGTCGGTCGGTGAGTTCGTCGGTGACCAGGGTGTGCACGAACGACCACTGCTGGGCTGCGCGTCGGCGGCGGAGCTCGTCGGGTCCGTGGAACGCACGGTGGTCCTGTACGGCCTGCCACACCCCGTCGACCCCGGCGCCGGTGAGGGCCGAGCAGGTGGTGACCACGGGCCGCCAGGCGCCTTCGGGCTGTCCGACGACGTGCAGGGCCTGCCGCAGATCCCGCGCGGCGGAGCGGGCTTCGACGAGGTGATCGCCGTCGGCCTTGTTGACCGCGACGATGTCGGCGACCTCGAGCACGCCCTTCTTGATGCCCTGCAGCTGGTCACCGGACCGGGCCAGGGCCAGCAGCAGGAAGGTGTCGACCATGGAGGCGACGGCGAACTCGGACTGCCCGATCCCGACGGTCTCGACGATGATCACGTCGAACCCGGCGGCCTCGACGAGCGTCATCGTCCGGGCGGTGGTGCGCGCGACGCCGCCGAGTGTCCCGGCGGTGGGTGAGGGCCGGACGAACGCCCGCGGGTCGACGGCCAGTGACGGCATCCGGGTCTTGTCGCCCAGGACGCTGCCGCCGGTGCGCACGCTCGACGGGTCGATGGCCAGCACCCCGACCCGGTGGCCGCGGTCGATCAGGTGCCGGCCGAGCGTCTCGATGAAGCTGGACTTGCCGACCCCGGGGATCCCCGACACGCCGATGCGGCAGGTGTCGACGGCCTCAGAACGGAGCGCCGCCAGCAGGTCCCGCGCGCGGAGCCGGTCGTCGGCGCGGCGCGACTCGACGAGGGTGATCGCCCGGGCGAGGGAGGACCGCGATCCTGCCCGCACGGCGTCGGCCAGCTCGTCCACGGTGGGGCCGGGGCGGCTCACAGTGCCCCCGGTCCACGGGACGCGCTCCGCGGACCGCGGGCGGACGTCACCGTTCTCGGCACCTCCGGGAAGTCCATCTGGCCCTCCTCCGTGTGATCGTGCAGACTGTATGCCAGCACCGCGTTCCATCTATACGATACTCAGTACCATCGAGCCGCGCCGGGCGGAACCGGTCGACCGCCGTCGACGTCCGCCACTGTGGCCCACGCCCGAGATCGTCGCCGACCAGAGGTGGGAATCCGACCATGACGCCGACACCGGAGTCGACAGGACAGGCCGTGGCCGATCGTGGTCCGGCCCGGGAGTGGGCGTCGGCTGCCGCCGCGGTGGCGCGCAGAGCCCGCTTGCTCGGCGACGACGCCCCGGATGAGGACGCCTGGGCGGCGCTGGCGAGGCGCACGCTGGACGGGGTGCCGGTGCCGCCGTTGGGTACGGCGGACCGGGCTCCGCGGCCACTGCCGGGCGCGCGGGAGGGTCGGCGGGACACCGCGGGCTGGGACGTCCGCTCGGTCCTGGTGGGCGGGGACGCCACCCGGGTCGCCGAGGATGCGGTGGCCGAGCTGGAGACCGGGGCGACGTCGTTGGTGTTGACCGTCGGTGGCCCGGGGGTGGCGGTCGCCGACGTCGGGGTGGCGCTGTCGGAGGTGTACCTGGAGATGGCGCCCGTGGTGCTGGACGTCCGCGACGGCGTGGACGAGCTGGAGGCCGCCCGCGCTCTCGTCGCGACACTGCGGAAGCAGGGGGTCGCGCCGGCCATCGGGACGAATTTCGGTGCGGATCCGGTCGGTCGTGCGGTGCGGCGGCGGGCGGTGCCGGATACCGGCGCTGTCACCGGGCAGGTCGGTGCGCTGATGGCGTTGGCCGTGGAGAACGGGACGCTGGCCCTGGTGGTGGACGCGACGGTGGCGCACGACGCGGGGGCGGCGGAGGTCGGTGAGTTGGGTTACTCGATGGCCGTCGGGGTGGCGTATCTGCGGGCGGCTGCGGCTGCCGGGATCGGCCCGGGGGCGGCGGCGGCGTTGTTGGAGTTCCGGTACGCCGCGACGGCGGATCAGTTCCTGACGTTGGCGAAGTTCCGTGCGGCGCGGGTGGTGTGGCGGCGGGTGCTGGAGCTGTGCGGGGTGGGACCGGACGTGGCCCGGCAGCGGCAGCACGGGGTGTCGTCGCGGCCGATGTTGACCCGGTACGACCCGTGGGTGAATCTGCTGCGCGGCACGGTGGGGGCGTTCGCGGCGGGTGCGGGTGGCGCGGACGCGGTGACGGTGTTGCCGTTCGACACGGCGTTGGGGGCGCCGCTGGGTCTGGGCCGGCGGCTGGCGCGGAACACGTCGGCGTTGCTGATCAGCGAGTCCCACACCGCCCGGGTGAACGACCCGGCGGGTGGTGCGTACGCGGTGGAGATGCTGACCGCGGATCTGGCGGCCCGGGGGTGGGCGGAGTTCGGGCGGATCGAGGCTGCGGGTGGTGTGTTGGCCGCGCTGGCCGACGGGTCGCTGTACGCGGGCTTCGACGCGGCCGGTGCGCAGCGTCGCCGCCGGATCGCGGACCGGCGGCTGCCGGTCACCGGGGTCACCGAGTTCCCCGACGCCGGCGAGGAGTTGCTGCCCCGGCCGGCGGGGACGGGCGACGATCAAACGCCGCCGGGATGGGCGGCGGAGTTCGAGGAGCTGCGGGACCGGGCCGGCGGCGGGCGGGTGTTCCTGGCGGTGTTGGGACCGCTCGCCGAGCACAACGCCCGCGCCCAGTTCGCGGTCAACGCGTTGGCGGTGGGTGGGATCGCGGTGGACCGCAGCGGCCCGGACCTCGACACCGCCGAACTGGTGGATGCTTTCGCGCGGTCGGGCCGGTCGGTGGTGTGTCTGGCCGGCACCGACACCGCCTACCGGGAGCGTGGTGCGGAGGTGGTGTCGGCGCTGCGGGCGGCCGGCGCCGGCCGGATCGTGCTGGCCGGCCGCCCGCCCGCCGAGCTCGGCGATCTCGTCGACGACCACCTGGCTGTCGGCGGGGACCTGTTGGCCCTGCTGCGCCGTACCCACGACCACTTGACCCGGGAAGAGGTTCAGCGATGACGTCGACCGCCGGTATCCCGGACA
It includes:
- the meaB gene encoding methylmalonyl Co-A mutase-associated GTPase MeaB, producing the protein MSRPGPTVDELADAVRAGSRSSLARAITLVESRRADDRLRARDLLAALRSEAVDTCRIGVSGIPGVGKSSFIETLGRHLIDRGHRVGVLAIDPSSVRTGGSVLGDKTRMPSLAVDPRAFVRPSPTAGTLGGVARTTARTMTLVEAAGFDVIIVETVGIGQSEFAVASMVDTFLLLALARSGDQLQGIKKGVLEVADIVAVNKADGDHLVEARSAARDLRQALHVVGQPEGAWRPVVTTCSALTGAGVDGVWQAVQDHRAFHGPDELRRRRAAQQWSFVHTLVTDELTDRLRRSTAVSRLQDSVRTEVLEGRLGAGEAADLLLAAFDGRPAGPSADTRPGRG
- a CDS encoding methylmalonyl-CoA mutase family protein, whose translation is MTPTPESTGQAVADRGPAREWASAAAAVARRARLLGDDAPDEDAWAALARRTLDGVPVPPLGTADRAPRPLPGAREGRRDTAGWDVRSVLVGGDATRVAEDAVAELETGATSLVLTVGGPGVAVADVGVALSEVYLEMAPVVLDVRDGVDELEAARALVATLRKQGVAPAIGTNFGADPVGRAVRRRAVPDTGAVTGQVGALMALAVENGTLALVVDATVAHDAGAAEVGELGYSMAVGVAYLRAAAAAGIGPGAAAALLEFRYAATADQFLTLAKFRAARVVWRRVLELCGVGPDVARQRQHGVSSRPMLTRYDPWVNLLRGTVGAFAAGAGGADAVTVLPFDTALGAPLGLGRRLARNTSALLISESHTARVNDPAGGAYAVEMLTADLAARGWAEFGRIEAAGGVLAALADGSLYAGFDAAGAQRRRRIADRRLPVTGVTEFPDAGEELLPRPAGTGDDQTPPGWAAEFEELRDRAGGGRVFLAVLGPLAEHNARAQFAVNALAVGGIAVDRSGPDLDTAELVDAFARSGRSVVCLAGTDTAYRERGAEVVSALRAAGAGRIVLAGRPPAELGDLVDDHLAVGGDLLALLRRTHDHLTREEVQR